From Schizosaccharomyces pombe strain 972h- genome assembly, chromosome: II, the proteins below share one genomic window:
- the spo14 gene encoding GDP/GTP exchange factor Spo14 has protein sequence MAELHLSFPAYSLCWINNHQMAVGGGGGTTKSGVKNKLKLLSYEDYEPEVGEGHTKFIEHGEIELKHSDDAVMSLGYFKNELIAGINNTIDGKLIDHLRLYGRKDKLFEEKNALRLTDFDNDEQYQRLCLFEPLHDAICISCTNKSFFIISKNDHKVLFEKHGSDVYDVSSTEDKLAIAVDDRVEIYDWNTFELVQVLYMPVERATVRGVSFLPNQSIVAAYNYIKDSKRFASLVRFDYSSKNQLWRFGMIRDLKNAKGVTCFCCDKENGMIIVAGADCSIRFMSLDLTKLSQVYKHSLPVTDMQLSPDSEALVSVSADGLLCLQFVGKFKNLSAVKLEDAGVILRLSLMFPFVLAILYFYLQLLFPDEKLDAIHRFFSFILHIFSKYTIRNYDL, from the exons acaaattg AAGTTATTATCATATGAAGACTATGAACCTGAAGTTGGTGAAGGTCATACAAAATTTATAGAACATGGAGAAATCGAACTTAAGCATTCGGATGATGCCGTTATGTCGTTGggttattttaaaaat GAATTAATAGCCGGTATTAATAACACCATTGACGGAAAGTTAATTGACCATTTACGTTTATATGGAAGAAAGGATAAACTATTTGAGGAAAAGAACGCTCTCAGGTTAACCGATTTTGACAATGATGAACAATATCAAAGGTTATGTTTATTTGAGCCATTACACGATGCAATTTGTATATCTTGCActaataaaagtttttttatcatctCCAAAAATGATCACAaagttttgtttgaaaaacaTGGTTCAGATGTGTATGACGTTTCATCTACTGAAGACAAG CTTGCAATTGCAGTTGATGATCGCGTCGAAATTTATGATTGGAACACTTTTGAATTGGTGCAAGTACTTTACATGCCGGTAGAGCGAGCCACAGTACGAGGTGTTTCGTTTTTACCCAACCAATCCATAGTAGCTGCTTATAACTATATTAAAGATTCCAAAAGGTTTGCTTCATTGGTTCGATTTGATTACAGTTCAAAGAATCAACTTTGGAGATTTGGCATGATCcgagatttaaaaaatgcaaaggGCGTCACCTGCTTTTGCTGTGATAAGGAGAATGGAATGATCATAGTTGCTGGAGCAGATTGCAGCATTCGTTTCATGTCTTTAGACTTAACG AAATTGTCTCAAGTTTATAAGCATAGCCTTCCAGTAACTGATATGCAGTTATCCCCTGATTCTGAAGCACTAGTTAGTGTTTCTGCTGATGGCTTGCTTTGTCTTCAGTTTGTAggaaaattcaaaaatttgagcGCTGTCAAACTTGAGGATGCCGGAGTCATACTTCGATTGTCTCTTATGTTCCCTTTTGTTTTGGCGATCCTGTACTTTTACTTACAACTTCTTTTCCCAGATGAGAAGTTAGACGCAATTCATCGattcttttcctttattcTTCACATTTTTTCGAAATACACGATTAGAAACTATgacctttaa